One Watersipora subatra chromosome 4, tzWatSuba1.1, whole genome shotgun sequence genomic window carries:
- the LOC137394776 gene encoding uncharacterized protein, giving the protein MAILTSNQTGILSFSSTMLISVLLIICYTLDRWEIVQYNTESLQSIVEKNGLDISVNTDYYIITLNSTIVISNETVARQLVLAKTIEAGMWKSCAITNDGMDNLVNNTPSIDYATDNCTYYRPMGASPYLFGSGRYIRHMMTRTAQSCMIVSSICVLATLILGTASLAIKHAILSMIASTVCAAAVTYQMLSMALMLRRQGEAAHHLKVTDIPFSLEESVEVKFGTSTYLSIICQVLGICSVALWVAHTKILRGAIKKYIAETKYNLFCRT; this is encoded by the exons ATGGCGATCTTAACCAGCAACCAGACCGGAATACTTTCCTTCTCTTCTACTATGTTGATCTCAGTTCTGCTCATCATATGTTATACACTTGACAGATGGGAGATAGTGCAGTATAACAC TGAAAGCCTTCAGAGTATTGTCGAGAAAAACGGCCTTGATATCTCTGTCAACACAGATTACTATATCATAACCTTGAACTCAACGATAGTAATCAGCAATGAAACTGTAGCACGGCAGCTTGTGCTAGCAAAGACCATTGAAGCTGGCATGTGGAAAAGTTGCGCTATAACTAATG ATGGTATGGATAATCTAGTGAACAACACTCCTTCTATTGACTACGCAACAGACAATTGCACTTACTACAGGCCTATGGGTGCCTCGCCGTATCTCTTTGGCAGTGGAAGATACATCC GTCACATGATGACGAGGACAGCGCAGTCCTGTATGATAGTCTCAAGCATATGTGTGCTCGCCACTCTTATTCTCGGCACTGCCAGTTTAGCCATAAAGCACGCCATTCTCAGCATGATAGCATCTACAGTCTGTGCTGCAGCAG TCACTTACCAGATGCTCTCCATGGCTTTAATGCTCAGGAGGCAAGGGGAAGCAGCACACCACCTAAAAGTGACTGACATACCCTTTTCTCTAGAAGAATCCGTAGAGGTGAAATTTGGCACATCGACTTATCTGTCCATCATCTGTCAAGTTCTTGGCATCTGCTCAGTGGCCTTATGGGTAGCACACACAAAGATTCTTCGAGGAGCTATAAAAAAATACATTGCCGAGAcaaagtataatttattttgtcGCACATAA